The region GGCCCAGAAGCAGGCGGGCTACGTGCTCTTCACCCGCAACTACCTGGAGCCGGTCTACTACAACACCAACCCGCGGCCCTACGAGGTGAAGAGCGACCTGAAGCTCTTCGTGACGCCGGGCGAGTACGAGCCGACCAGCTTCTCGGTCTTCCCCCTCGCTGACCTCCAGGATGTCGCGGTCGCGTGCTCCGACCTCCGCGGCCCCGGCGGCGCCACGCTCAAGGCCGGCGCGGTGGACGTGCGGTTCGTGCGCCAGCTCGCCCGCGGCGTGAAGCCGTTCATGTGGGTCGTCGGCCCCGAGGCCCTCGAGACGTTCACCACGCTTGCCATCCCCAACGGGCGGACGACCCAGTTCTGGCTCACCGTGCGGCCGCCCGCCGACGCGGCGCCCGGCGCCTACGAGGGCACGGTGACGTTCAAGCCGGCCAACAAGCCGGCCGCCGAACTCCAGCTCACCGTGGTCGTGCTGCCGTTCACGCTCCTCGAGGACCCCGACATGGCGTTCGGCTGGTACTACGGGGCGCCCGAAGACCCCGCCGCCCACCGCCGCGAACTGGCCGACATGCGCGCCCACGGCTGCACCTCGATGACCATCCACCCGCCCGCAATCAGGAGCCTCGCCGCCGACGGCAAAGTGGAGATGGACTTCCGTCGCTGGGACGAGCTGCGCGCGCTCTGTGCCGAACTCGGCTTCCACGCCATCAAGCAGACCGACGTCGGCTTCATCACCAACGCCATCGCCCGCATCGGCATCAAGGAACTCGGCCCCGGCTTCGACGTCCCCTTCGTCGCCGCGCTCAAGGAGATCAAGAAGTACCTCGACGCCCACCCCGACTTCCGCGTGGTCTTCTGCATCTACGACGAGCCGCGCGAGAGCCTGCTCAACTCGTGGAACCGCACGTTCGACCAGACCGTCGCCTACATCCGGCTCTGCCGCCAGGTGCCCGGCCTGCTCATCACCGTGAACCCAATGGGCGACGGCAGCGACAAGAAGGACTACACGCCCCTCGGCGAGATGGTGGACATCCTGAACACCCACGCCTGGGAGGGCTCGAAGGGCCTCATCGCGCGCACGAGGAAGGCGGGCAAGACCCTGTGGGTCTACAACAACGGCCAGGCCCGCCTGCCCTGGGGCTTCGGCGTCTGGCGCGTGGGCGCCAAGGGCGAATGGGAGTGGACCTACTCGGGCGCCGGCGGCCCCGACTGCTACAGTCCCATCCCCACCGGCGGCTACGAGAACGAGGGCGAGAGCAACACCGGCCGCTTCCCCGTCTATCGCGTCGCCGACCGCATCATTCCCACGCCCCGCTACGAGTGGTGCCGCGAGGGCACCGACGACTACAGGTACCTCTACACCCTCCTCCAGCGCCAGAAGCACGCGAAGGCCCCCGACGTGGAGGCCCTGCTCCAGGAGATGGCAACCGTCTTCCCCGAGTACCCCGCGATGGGGTTGACGACCGGCGCCGAGGCGGGCGCCTCGGGCGACCCCGCGCAACTGCTCGCCTACTTCGACCACTTCCGCTGGCGCATCGCCCTCGCCATCCTCGCCCTCGACGACGCGGCCAAGGGCCTGAAGAAGGACGACCCGAAGTCGCTCCACGCCGCCTACGCGAAGTTCCGTTTCGGCGAAATCCCGCCCAAGTCGCAGGCCGAGGCCCCCAAGCCGCCCGCGGCTGAGCAGGCCATCCACGTCGAGAAGACCACCCTCAAGCCCGGGGCCAAGGTGCTCTTCGACTTCGAGGACGACGCCTGCTTCCAGCAGATCGAAACCGATGCCCTCGGCAACGAGCCCTTCGACCCCGCCGTGATGCCCGCCAAGCGCGTGAAGCGCGCCGCCACGCACGGCGACTTCGCTCTCTGCTACGAGCCGGTCGCCAAGGGCGGGGGGCTCCACCTCATCAACTTCGACGGCAACTGGGCCGGCTTCGACGTGCTGCGTGCCGACTTCTACAACCCCAACCGCGAGCCGGTGAACGGCTACTTCACCGTGACCGACGAGAAGACGCCGCTGCCGTTCCCGCGCGCGATGGGGCCGATGGCCGAGCGGTTCGACCTCGAGGGCTTCGTGCTCCCGCCCGGCAAGTCCACCCTCGAACTGAAGCTCGGCGGCCTCTCGGCCAATGGCGGCCGGCCCCTCGACCTCTCGAAGATCAGGAAGATCGCCGTCGGGTGCGAGGGCAACAAGTTCGTCTTCTACCTCGACTGCATTCGGCTCGAGAAGGAGCACTGAGCGGCATGTCCACCGAGATCACGCTCATCGGCAACGAGGGCTTCCGCATCGCCACGCCGGCGGTGACCCTTCTGATTGACGCCTTCTACGGCGCCATCCCCGGCCTCGCCAGCGCCCCAGCCCTCGCGGCCGCCGACGCCACACGGGTTGACCTCATTCTCGTGACCCACGCGCACTGGGACCATTTCCAGGCCGACGAGGTGGCCGCCGCCGCCCGGCGCACGGGGGCCAAGGTCGTCGGGCCGGGCGCCGTCACGCAGGCCCTCCGGGGCGCTGTGGCACCGGAGGCCCTGGTCAAACTCGAGCCCGCGGCGGCCCGCAAGGGCTTCGCCCTGTCCGAAAAGGTGGAACTGCCAGGCGCCACCATCACCGCCTTCCGCACGTTCCACGCGATGGGGCACAACTCGTATCTTGTCGAAACGCCCGGCTTCCGCTTCTTCCACGACGGCGACAACGAGGACACGCGGCGCGTGGACCCGGAGGCCCTCGGCGCGCTCGACGCCCTCTTCATCGGCCCCTGGCAGGGCTCGGGCTGGGTGGAGTTCGTCGAGCGCCTCGCCCCGGCCCGCTGGTTCCTGATGCACCTGTCGGAAGAGGAACTGGACCAGCACGAGGCCGGGGAGTTTCTGGCCGACCTGTGCGACCACGTGCCGCTGCCCGATCGCCTCGTGGTGCTGAGGCCCGGCCAGGTGTTCCGCTTCTCCTGACAGCGGCCCGCCGAAGAGAAACGGCCCACCAGGGTCTGGCGGTCCTGACACGACCGCCAAGGGGGAGCGTGGGACCGGTGCTGCCGCGCCGGCGAGGGCCACCGCATAACTCTCTATGCCGCAATGCTTTACGCTCCAAGGCGTTCCCCGTCGCATGCTGGCTCATCCCGCAGATGAGCGAGTATGGCCGGAACCGCGAGAATCGCCCGTTCTCGCCCATCCGCCCATGCTGTATCACTCTCCCCCTCACAGGGTTGATACAGCATGGGCAGGCGGCGCCTGCCAGCCACTCGACAGAGCCCTCCCGAGGAACCGCCAGGCCCGCCAAGAGCACGCATGCCCACGCCCAGCACCAGGCCAGTCGAACCAGAATCCCCAAACCCTGAAGAGCCGAAAAAAAGCGCCTCGTCCGCTTGCGGTCGCGCGAAACCTGGGGTAATGTTCCCAGTGCCATCCCTGACGCCCCCAAGGGGCGGCAAGCCAGCCCCAATCGCGCTCCCCCGCATTGCAGAGCCACTGCCGGCTCCCAGGATTCCCATTCCCGTGGAGGCCCGCCGTGGCTCGCAGATTCCTCCCTTGTGCCTTGTCGTGTCTGCTCGGTCTTGCTGGAGCCTGGCTCTCGCCCGCGCGAGCCGGCGAGAGCAACCTCGGGATGCCGCTCGTGGCCCTTGCGCCCGGCGGCCCCCTCGCCCCTGAGAAGAGCGCGTCGCCCCTTGTCGCTCTGGCGACAAGCCCCTTCGCCGCCGCGTGGCGGTCGCAGCCCACGGCGGTCGATCGCACGAAGGGGCGGCCCGTCGAAATCGGCGGGGACCGCGTGCGACGCTTCATCTACTGCGACACGTTCCGGGAACCGTGGTGCCTCGAGGACGCGGCGGTGGAGGGCCTGAACGGCCTGCGCTGGGACCCGCAGGCGCCGGCCCTGCTCCTCGAGGGCCACGGGCCGGGGCGGCAACGCCTCCGCCTCACCTACCGCTTCACCGCGCCCTACGACGCCAAGGAACTCGTCGCGAGCCTCGAGGGCGAGATCGCCGGCAGTCCGCGCGACCGCGTGTCGCTCGCCCTGTCGCTGGACGGCCGCGACTTCATCCTTCCCGCCCGCGCCTGCGGACGGCCGGCGGGGAACCCGTTCCACCTCACAACCACGTCGAGCTACTACTTCGACGGCCTGGGCTTCTGGATTCGCGTGGAGGCGGACCTCCAGCCCGGCAGCCGCGTGGTGCTCCGGCGCTTCGTGGCCAACTGCCGTGTCAAGCCGCCCGGGCGCCCCGAGGTCACACTCACCCCGGACGTCGAAGGTCGGCTCCTCTACACCGACGCCTTCGCCTCCAGCCGCATCCTCCACCTGGCCGAGGTCGAGAACCCGTCGGCCCTCGAGTGGCAGCGCGGCGCCCTGCTCCTGCGCGGTCGGGAGGGCGCTCCGACCCAGGTCGTCATTCGCCAGAGATTCCTCGCGCCCGACCCCTTGCGCTCGCTCCTCGTCCGCGTGCACCACGCCGTCAACCGCCGCGAACTGGGCGGCACGAGCTCGTTCGCCCTCTCACTCGACGGACGAACTCCCCTGGCTTCCTGCACCACGCCGGGCGACGAGGGGGTCTTCCGCGGCGTCACCGAACTCAGGCTCGACTCTCCCGCCGCCCTGCGCGAGGCCCGCCAGTTCTACCTCCACATCACCCTGAGCAACGACAAGGGCTCGGCCGCGGCACCGTCCAACGTGCTCTCCGCAATCGAAGTCGAGGCCCGGCCCGCCGAGCGCGAGGCGCGCGCCGCCATGGCACCGTGAGCCCCCGAGCCCGGCACCCACACGGCTCGCCGCGTGGCCTTGAGCAAGGGATTGCATACTTGAACAACTATGCAATCCCTTATCTCGCTGTCCCTGCCGCACCCGGCAACGAGACGGTTGCGATGTGAACTCTGGCCTTCGCCAGTGGCACTGACTGCGCCTGCAACCGACCCGCGAGCCACCGCTCTCGAACGTTCCAATGCGTTCGGGAGGCTAAGCCCCCCGCCCGGGGACCTCCCGCGGGTTGCGAACCCGCGGGAGGTTGGTAAGGCCCCCAGCGCTCGCCCGTCCTGTTACCCTCCCGATGGGATTGGAACCTTCGGGAGGGAGGCCCCGGAGCGCACGGAGGCCAGAAGGAGGCATGGCACCGACTCCGCGCAGCCCTCTGTCGGTGGTCCACTCCTCCGGCCGCGAATCAGTTTGCATTCTTCCGTGTAGCGACAAGCGTCTCGCTTGTCGAAAGCCAGCGCAAGCGGGACGCTTCCGGCTACGCTTGGCCCTGGCCGACGCAACATGGTTCCGGCCACTGCAAACTGATTCGCGGCCGGAGGAGTAGGAATCGCACCAGAGGGAATCCCACTCGCAAGAAGGGCCAGGGATTGCCGTCCTGGGTTGGGGGACAGTTTTCGGAAGCCGCGCGCAGGCAATTTGCGTTCAGCAACTTCG is a window of Planctomycetota bacterium DNA encoding:
- a CDS encoding MBL fold metallo-hydrolase, with product MSTEITLIGNEGFRIATPAVTLLIDAFYGAIPGLASAPALAAADATRVDLILVTHAHWDHFQADEVAAAARRTGAKVVGPGAVTQALRGAVAPEALVKLEPAAARKGFALSEKVELPGATITAFRTFHAMGHNSYLVETPGFRFFHDGDNEDTRRVDPEALGALDALFIGPWQGSGWVEFVERLAPARWFLMHLSEEELDQHEAGEFLADLCDHVPLPDRLVVLRPGQVFRFS